The following proteins are encoded in a genomic region of Campylobacteraceae bacterium:
- a CDS encoding flagellar basal body P-ring protein FlgI — MKYILVIFLLFTHIYAQTIKDITNVVGIRNNQLLGYGLVVGLAGTGDKSKFTMQSLQNLLRNSYIKIPSSSISSKNIAAVMVTSELPAFSRQGDTIKVKISAIGDAKSINHGELLLTQLKAVNGKVYAIAQGTIVAGENNATTGYIYDGATIENEIPYKLRDQKEIRLSLIRNSAKYADLIERKINERFGKRLAIALDTRTIEVQKPKDISIVRFLAIVQNIEIDTTMKKRLIIDMNTETIIAGENIFIQPVTIARDNFTIRIRKTKLNDLEWENNEVNLGVDIGDDVTIGNKPVQVDINNALINTKELPTVSDLVRAMKVMKLPMSDIINTIKMIKDLGALDIELEIRG; from the coding sequence TTGAAATATATTCTAGTAATTTTTTTACTTTTTACACATATATATGCACAAACAATAAAAGATATTACTAATGTAGTGGGAATAAGAAACAATCAACTTCTTGGTTATGGTTTAGTTGTTGGACTTGCAGGAACAGGTGACAAATCAAAGTTTACCATGCAATCCTTACAAAATCTTTTAAGAAACTCATATATTAAAATTCCATCTTCTTCGATTTCATCAAAGAACATTGCAGCAGTTATGGTCACCAGTGAGTTACCCGCTTTTTCAAGACAAGGGGATACAATAAAAGTCAAAATCTCTGCAATTGGGGATGCTAAGTCCATTAATCACGGAGAACTCTTACTCACACAACTAAAAGCAGTCAATGGAAAAGTTTATGCCATTGCACAAGGAACTATTGTAGCAGGTGAAAACAATGCAACCACTGGGTATATTTATGATGGGGCAACCATTGAAAATGAAATTCCTTATAAATTAAGAGATCAAAAAGAAATCCGCTTAAGTTTGATTAGAAATTCTGCTAAATATGCAGATTTAATAGAAAGAAAAATTAATGAACGTTTTGGAAAACGCCTTGCTATTGCTTTAGATACAAGAACCATAGAAGTACAAAAACCAAAAGACATCTCTATTGTTAGGTTTTTAGCCATTGTTCAAAATATTGAAATCGACACTACAATGAAAAAACGTCTTATTATTGATATGAATACAGAAACTATTATTGCAGGCGAAAACATTTTCATTCAACCAGTAACCATAGCAAGGGATAACTTCACTATTCGTATTCGAAAAACGAAACTAAATGATTTAGAATGGGAAAATAATGAAGTAAACCTAGGCGTTGATATTGGAGATGATGTAACTATTGGAAATAAACCTGTGCAAGTTGATATTAATAATGCATTAATAAATACGAAAGAGTTACCTACTGTATCAGATTTAGTAAGAGCAATGAAAGTTATGAAACTTCCTATGAGCGATATTATAAATACAATTAAAATGATAAAAGACCTAGGCGCTTTAGATATAGAATTAGAGATAAGAGGATAG
- a CDS encoding P-II family nitrogen regulator, with product MKKIEAIIKPFKLEDVKDALSEAGITGMTVSDVKGYGRQQGHSELYRGAEYVVDFLPKIKIELIVTNDDVESTIDIIIAAAKTGKIGDGKIFVSNIERIVRIRTGEEDEEAI from the coding sequence TTGAAAAAAATTGAGGCAATTATTAAACCGTTTAAACTTGAAGATGTAAAAGATGCTTTAAGCGAAGCGGGAATCACAGGAATGACTGTATCTGATGTAAAAGGATATGGAAGACAACAAGGTCACTCTGAATTATATAGAGGAGCAGAGTATGTTGTAGATTTTTTACCAAAAATTAAAATAGAACTTATTGTAACAAACGATGATGTTGAATCAACAATTGATATTATTATTGCTGCTGCAAAAACAGGTAAAATTGGAGATGGAAAAATATTTGTTTCTAATATTGAAAGAATTGTTAGAATCAGAACAGGTGAAGAAGACGAGGAAGCTATTTAA
- a CDS encoding flagellar biosynthetic protein FliQ: protein MNFDLISIAQGTVKIILILGLPSLLVSMIIGLTISIFQAVTQVSDASLSFVPKMVIVSIFILITLPWVGDHLFEYTENLWGQILIFGDNS from the coding sequence ATGAATTTTGACCTAATTAGTATTGCACAAGGTACCGTTAAAATTATTCTTATTTTAGGTTTACCTTCTTTATTAGTTAGTATGATTATTGGTTTAACTATTTCTATTTTTCAAGCAGTAACTCAAGTAAGTGATGCTTCTTTGTCTTTTGTTCCTAAAATGGTTATTGTTTCTATTTTTATTTTAATCACTTTACCTTGGGTAGGTGATCATCTTTTTGAATATACAGAAAATTTGTGGGGGCAAATACTTATTTTTGGAGATAATTCATGA
- the pyrC gene encoding dihydroorotase, with the protein MTLRLSSPLDMHIHFRDEEMLKLVAPLTAKTFSGALIMPNLVPPITTKKALLSYIERIKEATKEQNDFEAFVTLFFQADYSYEFLKDIKDSIIGIKLYPAGVTTNSETGVSSMDINVLRPTLESMSKLGIPLCVHGETNGFVMDREKEFMPIYESIASAFPDLTIIMEHITTKAAVDLLDKYTNLYATITLQHLIITLDDVAGGMLKPHLFCKPIAKRPEDRDALLHLAVSGHPKVMFGSDSAPHPKHKKESCGCAAGVFTAPIALQVLAQIFEDNNALDNLDKFISLNAREIYKFTPIEKTITLIKKDFSVPSSYDGFNQTVVPMFANESIPWSLK; encoded by the coding sequence ATGACATTACGTTTATCTTCTCCTTTAGATATGCATATTCATTTTCGTGATGAAGAAATGCTAAAACTTGTTGCTCCTTTAACTGCCAAAACATTTTCAGGTGCATTAATAATGCCTAATTTAGTTCCTCCAATTACCACAAAAAAAGCACTTCTTTCTTATATCGAAAGAATAAAAGAAGCTACAAAAGAGCAGAATGATTTTGAAGCATTTGTAACGTTGTTTTTTCAAGCCGATTATTCTTATGAATTTTTAAAAGACATAAAAGATTCTATTATTGGAATTAAATTATATCCTGCTGGCGTTACTACGAACAGTGAAACAGGTGTTTCTTCTATGGATATTAATGTATTAAGACCTACCTTAGAGTCTATGAGTAAATTAGGAATTCCTTTATGTGTTCATGGTGAAACCAATGGTTTTGTAATGGACAGAGAAAAAGAATTTATGCCAATTTATGAATCTATTGCATCTGCTTTTCCTGATTTAACTATTATTATGGAACATATTACAACAAAAGCAGCGGTTGATTTATTGGATAAGTATACAAATCTTTATGCCACAATTACTTTGCAGCATTTAATTATTACTCTTGATGATGTGGCAGGTGGAATGTTAAAACCTCACTTATTTTGTAAACCCATTGCTAAAAGACCTGAAGACAGAGATGCTTTATTGCATCTTGCAGTTTCCGGCCATCCTAAAGTAATGTTTGGTTCAGATTCAGCGCCTCACCCAAAACACAAGAAAGAGTCCTGTGGCTGTGCCGCAGGTGTTTTTACCGCACCTATTGCACTGCAAGTTTTAGCACAAATTTTTGAAGACAATAATGCTTTAGATAATTTGGATAAATTTATTTCTTTAAATGCCAGAGAGATTTATAAATTCACTCCTATTGAAAAAACAATTACTTTAATAAAAAAGGACTTTAGTGTTCCTTCTTCTTATGATGGTTTTAATCAAACAGTTGTACCTATGTTTGCAAATGAAAGTATTCCTTGGAGTTTAAAGTAA
- a CDS encoding flagellar basal body-associated FliL family protein, whose translation MAEEEKEAKSGGKGILIVLIALIVILLLAVVGGGYFLYTEMNKAANPGGAMQEKTVMKADASGEKANFQAAINDLVLNITNAKGREKLMKLSFTLKSSEETIEGLIEENKAEIVDVVIAQISARSSEELLTVGGKALLKEELLEEINSVINEATSDNSDIKRNSVKKLFFTSFVIK comes from the coding sequence ATGGCTGAAGAAGAAAAAGAAGCAAAAAGTGGTGGAAAAGGAATTTTAATAGTATTAATAGCATTAATTGTTATTTTATTATTAGCTGTTGTTGGTGGGGGATATTTTCTATATACGGAAATGAATAAAGCAGCTAATCCTGGTGGGGCTATGCAAGAAAAAACAGTTATGAAAGCAGATGCAAGTGGCGAAAAAGCTAATTTTCAAGCTGCGATTAATGATTTGGTTTTAAATATCACTAATGCTAAGGGCAGAGAAAAGTTAATGAAATTATCGTTTACTCTCAAAAGTTCAGAAGAAACAATTGAAGGTTTAATTGAAGAGAATAAAGCTGAAATTGTTGATGTTGTTATTGCTCAAATTTCAGCACGTTCATCTGAAGAATTGTTAACTGTTGGTGGAAAAGCTTTATTAAAAGAAGAATTATTAGAAGAAATTAATTCTGTAATTAACGAAGCAACCTCTGATAATTCAGATATAAAAAGAAACAGTGTTAAAAAATTGTTTTTTACATCTTTTGTAATTAAGTAG
- the fliM gene encoding flagellar motor switch protein FliM: MAEFLSQDEIDALLDIAEQGDDIEVTNDEPIVSKEKNYSIYDFKKPNRISNEQFKAFSSLHDKMLRDLITDLSAMLRKIVDIKLYSIEQMTYGEFILSIPQLTSLNTLSIKPLEGRIVIECNPGISHKIIAELLGSGAVASSDNLDRELTEIEVEIFDHFYQMFVKHMEKAWKEISTINFHIESRDTNANAIQIISDHEIVLLVVLEITIDEESGFLSVCYPISYIENLLNKIVEKMFSEAVNKKASRRQDITTLLAGAKMKMEAMLAETELSVSELLDLQVDDIILFSKNASSSSAKIYINNKEKFLASSGISNNRKAIQIMSNLDHEKQETLEALRSIRKERDIKSKAATENIKRLLREKEAAKYG; the protein is encoded by the coding sequence ATGGCAGAATTTTTAAGTCAAGATGAGATTGATGCACTCTTAGATATTGCAGAACAAGGTGACGATATTGAGGTTACCAATGACGAACCCATAGTTTCAAAAGAAAAGAACTACTCTATTTACGATTTTAAAAAACCAAATAGAATATCAAATGAACAATTCAAAGCATTTTCATCTTTACATGATAAAATGTTAAGAGATTTAATTACAGACCTTTCCGCAATGTTAAGGAAAATTGTAGACATAAAACTTTATTCCATTGAACAAATGACATATGGAGAATTTATTTTATCCATTCCCCAATTAACCTCACTAAATACATTGTCAATAAAACCCTTAGAAGGTCGTATTGTAATTGAGTGTAATCCAGGTATTTCTCATAAAATAATTGCTGAACTTTTAGGTTCGGGGGCGGTTGCTTCAAGTGATAACTTAGATAGGGAATTAACAGAAATAGAAGTGGAGATTTTTGATCATTTTTATCAAATGTTTGTTAAACATATGGAAAAAGCTTGGAAAGAAATTTCTACCATTAACTTTCATATTGAATCACGTGATACCAATGCAAATGCTATTCAAATTATTTCAGATCATGAAATTGTACTATTAGTTGTTTTAGAAATAACCATTGATGAAGAATCTGGTTTTTTATCTGTTTGTTATCCTATTTCTTATATTGAAAATCTATTAAATAAGATTGTTGAGAAAATGTTCTCAGAAGCAGTAAATAAAAAAGCAAGTAGGCGTCAAGATATCACTACTTTATTAGCAGGTGCTAAAATGAAAATGGAAGCAATGCTTGCAGAAACAGAACTTAGTGTTTCTGAGTTGCTTGATTTACAAGTAGATGATATTATTTTATTTTCAAAAAATGCAAGTTCTTCTTCTGCAAAAATTTATATAAATAATAAAGAAAAGTTTCTAGCTAGTTCTGGAATATCGAATAATAGAAAAGCCATACAAATAATGTCAAATCTTGATCATGAAAAACAAGAAACACTAGAAGCACTAAGATCGATAAGAAAAGAAAGAGATATTAAATCAAAAGCAGCTACTGAAAATATCAAAAGACTTCTTAGAGAAAAAGAAGCAGCCAAATACGGATAA
- a CDS encoding flagellar basal body L-ring protein FlgH, with the protein MIKNSILSFFTLMLLLGCTSPEKINFDKPIIQIPKKMPAPINNKGSLYSRQGASLFADKKDLQIGDIIQVVIAEELSGDTNNSRDLSRSNKSGFGGGVAAPTTGNTLNDRSQGFVDKFNKNFGFGISTESSSAFKGSAKSSLDESFNTTISVIIEETYQNGNYYIKGGKEMLIDGQKQEIKISGIIRPYDISTDNSISSSQIANLKILYIKEGDEKNAVHVPWGTKVLNIIWPF; encoded by the coding sequence ATGATAAAAAATAGCATTCTTTCTTTTTTTACACTTATGTTGCTTCTTGGATGCACCAGTCCTGAAAAAATAAATTTTGATAAACCAATTATCCAAATTCCTAAAAAAATGCCAGCTCCTATAAATAACAAAGGATCTTTGTACTCTAGACAAGGTGCTTCTTTATTTGCTGATAAAAAAGATTTACAAATAGGGGATATCATACAAGTTGTGATTGCAGAAGAATTAAGTGGAGATACCAATAATTCAAGAGATCTTTCTCGTTCCAATAAGAGTGGTTTTGGAGGTGGTGTAGCTGCTCCTACTACAGGAAATACACTAAATGATAGAAGCCAAGGTTTTGTTGATAAATTTAATAAAAACTTTGGTTTTGGAATTTCTACTGAGTCTAGTTCTGCTTTTAAAGGGAGTGCTAAATCTTCTTTAGATGAAAGTTTTAATACAACAATATCTGTAATTATTGAAGAAACTTACCAGAATGGTAATTATTATATCAAAGGTGGCAAAGAAATGTTAATTGATGGACAAAAACAAGAAATAAAAATATCTGGAATTATCAGACCTTATGATATCAGCACAGATAATTCAATTTCATCTTCACAAATTGCCAATTTAAAAATTTTGTATATAAAAGAAGGGGATGAAAAAAATGCTGTTCATGTACCATGGGGAACAAAGGTCTTAAATATAATCTGGCCCTTTTAA